One stretch of Archocentrus centrarchus isolate MPI-CPG fArcCen1 chromosome 5, fArcCen1, whole genome shotgun sequence DNA includes these proteins:
- the bcdin3d gene encoding pre-miRNA 5'-monophosphate methyltransferase, with protein sequence MATCSKNSDVVDEINDPGAAPYGNFINYYTFNPPENRLSLIPPSLLEDLGCSDETTLILDVGCNSGELSVAFYKHLVPEPASEEESDRRSVHLLGFDLDETLVQRAQEINRLHSRITFIPLDITEDTDQLQDYLSLHGCSHFHLCLCLAVTMWVHLNHGDSGLLQLLSRLASMSQHLLLEAQPWKCYRSAARRLRKLGRSDFDHFKTLKIRGDVTEHAREHLERHCGMELIQSFGSTAWDRKLLLFRKR encoded by the exons ATGGCAACATGTTCGAAAAACAGCGACGTAGTTGATGAAATAAACGATCCTGGCGCCGCTCCTTACGGTAACTTCATAAATTACTACACCTTCAATCCTCCAGAGAACCGCCTGAGTCTGATTCCACCGTCACTGCTCGAGGATTTAGGATGCAGTGATGAGACCACGCTGATCCTGGACGTGGGCTGTAACTCAGGA GAACTGAGTGTAGCTTTCTACAAGCATCTGGTGCCTGAGCCTGCATCTGAAGAAGAGTCAGATAGGAGGAGCGTTCATCTCCTGGGCTTCGACTTGGATGAAACCCTTGTTCAGCGAGCGCAGGAGATCAACCGCCTGCACAGCAGAATCACCTTCATCCCTCTGGACATCACTGAAGATACTGACCAGCTGCAGGACTACCTCAGCCTGCATGGCTGCTCCCACTTCCACCTGTGTCTGTGCCTGGCTGTGACCATGTGGGTCCACTTAAATCATGGAGACTCTggcctgctgcagctgctctctcGCCTGGCCTCCATGAGCCAGCACCTCCTGCTGGAGGCCCAGCCCTGGAAGTGTTATCGCTCCGCGGCCCGGCGGCTGAGGAAGCTGGGCCGCTCGGACTTTGACCACTTTAAGACCCTGAAGATCCGAGGGGATGTAACCGAGCACGCCAGGGAGCACCTGGAAAGACACTGTGGCATGGAGCTAATCCAGAGCTTTGGCAGCACTGCATGGGACCGTAAACTGCTGCTTTTCAGAAAGAGATAA
- the cox14 gene encoding cytochrome c oxidase assembly protein COX14 homolog — protein sequence MVTGKRLADFGYRAFSASMMLLTVYGGYLCAMRGYRYMQRQKQLKLAAENQDPEVVKE from the coding sequence ATGGTGACCGGAAAGAGGCTGGCAGACTTCGGCTATCGGGCGTTTTCTGCCTCGATGATGCTGCTGACGGTGTATGGGGGCTACCTGTGTGCGATGCGAGGGTACCGCTACATGCAGAGGCAGAAACAGTTGAAACTGGCAGCAGAGAACCAGGATCCTGAAGTCGTCAAAGAATGA